A single region of the Sorghum bicolor cultivar BTx623 chromosome 7, Sorghum_bicolor_NCBIv3, whole genome shotgun sequence genome encodes:
- the LOC8075630 gene encoding type IV inositol polyphosphate 5-phosphatase 6, protein MEKSPELAQMILPRSVAKLLHHRLSSEFAGLQDKSTLLQPRQNETIKYKVFAGTWNVGGVAPPDDLDLKDWLDTTAGSCDIYVLGFQEIVPLNARNVLGPKKRSAAMKWDSLIADALNNTRRRRQQGGRGGAMSGCREAAHSERRQDQDVFRRVTSKQMVGIFVSVWARSALRQHVRRHLAVSCVGAGVLGLLGNKGAVTVRFVLQGTSFCFVCCHLASGSDDGDVLLRNADVGAILSRTRFHGRGSAEAEAEASQELTLPKKILHHDRVVLLGDLNYRVAMDDEDEARQLVTARKWSMLLENDELLLELSKGRRFDGWHEGLVTFAPTYKYHRNSDKLYWWADGGADRGGHRNSKQHRAPAWCDRILWRGKGMMQTRYESCGGYRLSDHRPVRAVFHFHAVCEVAKHV, encoded by the exons ATGGAGAAGAGTCCAGAGCTTGCACAA ATGATCTTGCCAAGATCAGTAGCGAAGCTTCTGCACCATCGTCTCAGTTCCGAGTTTGCAGGCCTGCAGGATAAGAGCACCCTgctgcaaccaaggcaaaacGAGACCATCAAGTACAA GGTGTTTGCTGGTACATGGAATGTGGGTGGCGTTGCGCCGCCAGATGATCTGGACCTCAAGGATTGGTTGGACACCACGGCAGGCTCCTGCGACATCTATGTTCTTGG GTTCCAAGAAATCGTGCCACTGAATGCGAGGAACGTGCTTGGTCCTAAGAAGAGATCGGCGGCCATGAAGTGGGACTCCCTCATAGCTGACGCACTGAACAACACGAGAAGACGAAGACaacaaggaggaagaggaggagccaTGTCAGGATGCAGAGAAGCGGCGCACTCAGAACGGCGCCAAGACCAGGACGTGTTCAGGCGCGTCACGAGCAAGCAGATGGTCGGCATCTTCGTCTCGGTCTGGGCGAGGAGCGCCCTCCGCCAGCACGTCCGCCGCCACCTTGCCGTCTCCTGCGTCGGTGCCGGCGTCCTCGGCCTGCTGGGCAACAAG GGGGCGGTGACCGTCCGGTTCGTGCTGCAAGGAACCAGCTTCTGCTTCGTCTGCTGCCATCTGGCCTCCGGCAGCGACGACGGCGACGTGCTGCTCAGGAACGCCGACGTGGGAGCCATCCTCTCGCGGACAAGGTTCCACGGCCGTGGCagcgcggaggcggaggcggaggcgtcgCAGGAGCTGACCCTGCCCAAGAAGATTCTTCACCATGA CCGCGTGGTGTTGCTCGGCGATCTCAACTACCGGGTCGCCATGGACGACGAGGACGAGGCACGGCAGCTGGTGACGGCCAGGAAATGGAGCATGCTGCTGGAGAACGACGAGCTGCTGCTGGAGCTCTCCAAGGGCCGGCGATTCGACGGCTGGCACGAGGGACTCGTCACCTTCGCCCCGACATACAAGTACCACCGCAACTCCGACAAGTTGTACTGGTGGGCGGACGGCGGCGCCGACAGGGGCGGCCATCGGAATTCGAAGCAGCACCGCGCGCCGGCATG GTGTGACCGTATCCTCTGGCGCGGGAAGGGGATGATGCAGACACGGTACGAGAGCTGCGGCGGCTACCGCCTCTCTGACCACCGGCCAGTGAGGGCGGTGTTTCACTTCCACGCCGTGTGCGAGGTCGCTAAACATGTATAG
- the LOC8075382 gene encoding type IV inositol polyphosphate 5-phosphatase 7 yields the protein MGKSPRLAQMIWPRSAARRVLVDHQQFVSEFSGFELEKSSMLGEQSETVKYRVFTGTWNVGGVAPPDDLSLEDWLDTKTDSYDIYVLGFQEMVPLNARTVLGPKQRRAAMKWQLLIGDALNSTRHGDGAAAMHDQGRQGGGVFRCLVSKQMVGIFVSVWTRTSLRRHAVRHPAVSSVGAGVLGRLGNKGAVSVRFLLHGTSFCFVCCHLASGGEEGDVLRRNADAADILTRTSFLSSGGAPAAPDELPKKILGHDRVVLFGDLNYRIAKDDDEEARQLVRARKWSMLLENDELLLELSSGRQFDGWHEGRVAFAPTYKYRRNSDQFCWCADGGVATGRLDKQQHRHRRRAPAWCDRILWRGKGMKQVRYERCGGYRLSDHRPVRAVFHAVCELVEGVDA from the exons ATGGGGAAGAGCCCAAGGCTTGCACAA ATGATCTGGCCAAGATCGGCGGCGAGAAGGGTGCTGGTGGATCATCAACAATTCGTCTCCGAATTCTCTGGCTTCGAGCTGGAGAAGAGCAGCATGCTAGGTGAGCAGAGCGAGACCGTCAAGTACAG GGTGTTTACTGGTACATGGAACGTTGGCGGCGTGGCGCCGCCGGATGATCTGAGCTTGGAGGATTGGCTGGACACCAAGACCGACTCCTACGACATCTATGTTCTTGG GTTCCAGGAGATGGTGCCACTGAACGCGAGGACCGTGCTTGGCCCGAAACAGAGACGGGCAGCCATGAAGTGGCAGCTGCTCATCGGTGACGCATTGAACAGCACGAGGCATGGAGATGGAGCTGCAGCAATGCACGATCAAGGACGACAGGGCGGCGGCGTGTTCAGGTGCCTCGTGAGCAAGCAGATGGTCGGCATCTTCGTGTCCGTCTGGACGAGGACCAGCCTCCGCCGGCACGCCGTCCGCCACCCTGCCGTCTCCAGCGTCGGCGCCGGCGTCCTCGGCCGGCTCGGCAACAAG GGCGCGGTGTCCGTCCGGTTCTTGCTCCACGGCACGAGCTTCTGCTTCGTCTGCTGCCACCTCGCCTCAGGCGGCGAGGAGGGCGACGTGCTACGCCGGAACGCCGACGCGGCGGACATCCTCACGAGGACCAGCTTCCTCAGCTCCGGCGGCGCGCCGGCAGCACCGGATGAGCTCCCCAAGAAGATTCTTGGCCATGA CCGCGTGGTGTTGTTCGGGGACCTCAACTACCGGATCGccaaggacgacgacgaggaagcACGGCAGCTGGTGCGGGCCAGGAAATGGAGCATGCTGCTGGAGAACGACGAGCTGCTGCTGGAGCTCTCCAGTGGCCGTCAGTTCGACGGGTGGCACGAGGGCCGCGTCGCCTTCGCCCCGACCTACAAGTATCGCCGCAACTCGGACCAGTTCTGCTGGTGCGCTGACGGTGGCGTCGCCACCGGCCGGCTGGACAAGCAGcagcaccgccaccgccgccgcgcgccggcATG GTGTGACCGGATCCTGTGGCGCGGGAAGGGGATGAAGCAGGTCCGGTACGAGCGCTGCGGTGGCTACCGGCTCTCCGATCACCGCCCGGTGAGGGCCGTATTCCACGCCGTGTGTGAGCTAGTGGAAGGCGTGGATGCTTAA